CGACGAGGTCGCCGCACAGTAAAAGGATATCGGCGCTCGCGGCCGCTTGGGCGAAGAGCGGTTGCAGTTTTCCCTGCGACGTCTTCGTGTAGTGGAGGTCGCCCATCGCCGCAAGCCGCACCGTCTGTTTTGCTTCCAGCCCTTTCACGCGCGCTCGCTCCTAAATCTACTCGCTCTCCTTCAAATCAGCTCGCGCACTTTGTCCGAGAGCACCGTCCAGGCGATCTTCGAGCGATTGGGCTCGCCGCGGGCGAGCGACTGCGCGAACTTCGCCGCCTGGCCGAGATAAGGCGGGATTCTTTCGTTCTTGAGGGCAGTTTTTAAAAGCCCCTCGATGATCCGGGACCCCGTCGGCTTTTTGCCGTCCTTATCCAATTTTTTAAATTTTAATCGCTCTAAATTCTGGCTCGCTTCCTGGCTGAGATAGACGGTCATTTTGACGCGCCGTCCGCCGCGCGCGACCCGCGCTTCCATAGATCAGCGATGCCTTTCTTAAACCGATGTGCTCTCCGCATGAACGAGCTCCGGCGATCGGACGACCGCCGGTCGCATCCCTCACCCTATCCGGCGTAGCTTTCTCGGGCCGGCGCCGCGCTGCTCCGGGCGGCTCCGGGCGACGGACGGCTGCTCAACGCCCATGCCATGGACGTAAACCAGCTCGCCCCCGAGCCAGCCCGCGACCGCGAGAAGCGCGACTCCGAAAACCGAGAGCGCAATAGGAAAAACCGCTCCGGGAGCGCTGCTCAAGCGGAGATACAAATTCAAGCTGAAAACCGCCACGGCCGTCAGATTGACGGCCATGTGATAGACGCCGATTCTTCGGTCATTCGGAACGGAGATCGAGAGAAAATCGATGAAGCCCGGAATGGCCGCGAGCAGAGCGCCGACCACGCCGCCCGCCATCGTATAGCAGGCGACATCGTTCCAGCTCTCCGCACGCCAACCCGCGGCGCCGATCAGATCAGCGACTAAAGAAAATACCCAAAGACCGATCGGAACGGCGACCAGCATCGGGTGAATGGGATGTTTGGCGATGCTTGCAGGAGTGCTCATAAAGTCCTCCTCAGATCCGTCCCATCAACACCAGGATGATGATAATCAAAAGGATCAAGCCGAGTCCGCCGCTCGGGTAATATCCCCAACCGGAGCTATACGGCCAGCTAGGCAAAGCACCGATGAGAAGAAGAATTAAAATGATGAGCAGGATAGTGCCCATGACAAGCCTCCTGACGTCGATCAGATTCAAGCCGGGAATTTTTTCCGACGGCTGTAATCTTTACTCGCGTTCTTCTACGCCCGCATCAGGCCTAAAATCCCTATGACGATCAGATAAACGGCAACGATGTAATTGAGCAGCCGGGGAATGATCAAAATCAAAATGCCCGCGATCAAAGCCACTAACGGCTGTAAAGCAACGTGGATCTGCATGCCCCATCCTCCTTCATGACCGCCCGCGTCCAATGCCGGTGCAGCGCCGCCATCCGAATCATTGGAGCAAGCGATATGCCAAAACCCTGTAATCCATGCTTCACTTTTCCCCCCGCGCTACTTCCTTCATCGTGGCGGCCGTGATCGGCCGCCGCGCCGACTCGTAATTTTCCCAGGGATCTTTTTTGAGCCGCGCCAAGCGCCGGCGGAGATTCCGAACGTTGAACCGGTCCGGGCCGACGCCCGCGGCGACTTCTTCCCAGGTGAGCGGCGTGGAGACCGCTGCGCCGGCGCGCGCGCGCGTGGAATAGGCGGCGACGGCGGTCGCGCCCCGGCCGTTGCGCAGATAGTCGATGAAGATTTTCCCGTTGCGCCTGGCTTTGGACATCGTCGCCAGATAGCGATCCGGCGCTTCCCGCGTCATTTGCCCGGCCACGCGCTTCGAGAACTCTTTGATCTCGTCCCATTCGTACTTGCGGACGATCGGGACGACGACGTGGAGCCCCTTCCCTCCGGTGGTTTTGACAAAGCCGTTCAATCCCAGGCCGCCGAGCATGCGGCGGAGCGAGCGCGCGGCCTCGATCATTCGCTTCCAGGGCAGCTCAGGGTCCGGATCGAGGTCGAAGGTGAGGCGGTCCGGTTGCTCGATGCGGTCGCTGCGCGAGCCCCAGGTGTGGATTTCGAGCACGCCCATCTGCACCAACGAGATCAGCCCCGGAAGAGAATCGACGACGACGTATTTTCCCACGGAGCCCTTTTCTTTGATGGCCACGCGCCGCACCCAGTCGGGCAGGTTTTCTCCGACGTGCTTCTGGTAAAAACACTCCTTCTGGTATCCCTCCGGACAGCGGACC
The genomic region above belongs to Candidatus Binatia bacterium and contains:
- a CDS encoding DUF2231 domain-containing protein, encoding MSTPASIAKHPIHPMLVAVPIGLWVFSLVADLIGAAGWRAESWNDVACYTMAGGVVGALLAAIPGFIDFLSISVPNDRRIGVYHMAVNLTAVAVFSLNLYLRLSSAPGAVFPIALSVFGVALLAVAGWLGGELVYVHGMGVEQPSVARSRPEQRGAGPRKLRRIG
- a CDS encoding DUF3309 family protein → MGTILLIILILLLIGALPSWPYSSGWGYYPSGGLGLILLIIIILVLMGRI
- a CDS encoding DUF3096 domain-containing protein — encoded protein: MQIHVALQPLVALIAGILILIIPRLLNYIVAVYLIVIGILGLMRA